From a region of the Methanolobus tindarius DSM 2278 genome:
- a CDS encoding S-layer protein domain-containing protein, with translation MYKIYGDSPKENASHFNFDIYADSLLKIILNNENKTPFTIAINGKWGTGKTTLMKTLKKQLDTSTPTEQTRKVKTVWFDAWKYSECDSMLSALMREVFEEMRRQDKLSKLKSKSWFGLRKVNTPKVMTDITKMLSAGKLEPEFEKWVGKKAYEEKLSFYDIFQDGMKEILQNFVLEKTDDKYSDEKGILVIFIDDLDRCSPKNIASILESINLFLDQEGCFFIIGTDISIIANAIEAKYKNIDDFSGIEYIKKIIQLKFDLPLLKENDIEYFMQNELKVDSKLDDYSDIIVKGLKKNQREIIRFLNTINLMRILGASLESKDTSPEDKFAYNDELLIKWNILNFSSPDFIDDIKIKNDVLFEIQAIARINDKKRDERIQSLKKDGKEKYYSYCQNEKIIDVLSSGKDEFNASNIETYLFLSSITPKDIDEELHKKAEAKISLAEKVSSIYAVAPGTVYEGDTTYTGTDLHDIIGLDDEKYIEINATNFTGFISQEKLKIYGGSFVDDRTIKKGGLVYETQIEQMDFQSDAWKDTYSIMELFGYVYVPLKNNTPNKLTKLLINSGDKYTLRLGSALELADGYELTAKQINVTGDRVWMELSKNGEFIEDKVIHVDEKTDGTWIYDTDIADEVNVEVFRVNVTNLFQGQEDSLVVVEGIWLIDYENVLEIDIGDEFGVLKVDRIADSSIIMVNEESILLIRNSIQEIAEGMKFKVADSDDLTFNLIRVYE, from the coding sequence ATGTATAAAATATACGGAGATTCCCCAAAAGAAAATGCTAGTCATTTCAATTTTGATATTTATGCAGATTCGTTATTAAAAATCATTCTCAACAACGAAAATAAGACTCCTTTTACAATAGCGATTAATGGGAAGTGGGGGACTGGAAAAACAACTCTGATGAAAACATTAAAAAAACAGTTGGATACTTCTACACCTACTGAACAAACAAGAAAAGTTAAAACCGTATGGTTCGATGCTTGGAAATATTCAGAATGTGACTCAATGTTATCAGCCTTAATGCGCGAAGTTTTTGAGGAAATGAGGAGACAGGACAAGCTAAGTAAACTAAAATCTAAGTCTTGGTTTGGTCTACGGAAAGTAAATACTCCAAAGGTAATGACAGATATTACAAAAATGTTGAGTGCAGGCAAACTAGAACCAGAATTTGAAAAATGGGTTGGGAAAAAAGCATATGAAGAAAAACTTTCCTTTTATGATATTTTTCAGGATGGTATGAAGGAAATCCTTCAAAATTTTGTTCTCGAAAAGACTGATGATAAATACTCGGATGAAAAAGGAATTCTCGTAATTTTTATTGATGATTTAGACAGATGCTCTCCAAAAAATATTGCATCTATTTTAGAATCTATCAATTTATTTTTGGATCAAGAAGGATGTTTTTTCATAATAGGAACTGATATCTCCATAATCGCAAACGCAATTGAAGCGAAATATAAAAATATTGACGACTTTTCAGGCATTGAATATATAAAGAAAATAATTCAGTTAAAATTTGATCTTCCACTTCTTAAAGAGAATGATATTGAGTATTTCATGCAAAATGAATTGAAAGTTGATTCTAAATTAGATGATTATTCAGACATAATTGTCAAAGGTCTAAAAAAGAATCAAAGAGAGATCATAAGATTTTTAAACACAATAAACTTAATGAGGATTCTTGGTGCATCTCTTGAAAGTAAAGACACGTCTCCTGAAGATAAATTTGCATATAATGATGAACTTTTAATAAAATGGAATATTCTAAATTTCTCTTCACCTGATTTTATAGATGATATCAAAATAAAAAATGACGTTCTTTTTGAAATTCAAGCCATTGCTAGAATAAATGATAAAAAAAGAGATGAACGGATTCAAAGTTTGAAAAAAGATGGTAAAGAAAAATATTATTCGTACTGTCAAAATGAGAAGATTATCGATGTTTTGTCAAGTGGAAAAGACGAATTTAATGCTAGTAACATTGAAACTTACTTGTTCCTAAGTAGTATTACTCCAAAAGACATAGACGAGGAACTTCACAAAAAAGCAGAGGCAAAGATCTCACTAGCCGAAAAGGTGAGTTCTATATATGCTGTAGCACCAGGTACTGTTTACGAGGGAGACACAACATATACTGGTACAGACCTTCATGATATAATCGGTTTAGATGATGAAAAGTACATCGAAATAAACGCAACTAACTTTACTGGTTTCATTTCACAGGAAAAACTCAAGATTTATGGTGGGTCTTTTGTCGATGATAGAACTATTAAGAAGGGAGGACTTGTATACGAAACCCAAATTGAACAGATGGATTTTCAATCTGATGCATGGAAGGACACCTATAGCATTATGGAATTATTTGGGTATGTGTATGTTCCATTAAAGAATAATACGCCAAACAAGTTAACAAAGCTACTCATTAACAGTGGTGACAAGTACACTCTGAGACTTGGTTCTGCACTCGAGCTCGCTGATGGGTATGAACTCACTGCAAAGCAGATTAATGTAACTGGTGACAGAGTGTGGATGGAATTATCAAAGAACGGTGAATTCATAGAAGATAAAGTAATCCATGTTGACGAGAAAACAGATGGAACATGGATATATGATACCGATATTGCAGATGAGGTTAATGTTGAAGTTTTCAGAGTGAATGTAACTAATTTATTCCAAGGACAGGAAGATAGCCTTGTTGTAGTCGAAGGCATCTGGCTAATTGATTACGAGAATGTCCTTGAGATTGACATCGGTGATGAATTTGGTGTCTTGAAAGTTGACCGTATTGCTGATAGTTCAATCATTATGGTAAATGAAGAGTCAATACTTTTAATAAGAAATTCAATACAAGAAATCGCAGAAGGCATGAAATTCAAAGTTGCTGATTCAGATGATCTTACGTTCAACCTGATTAGAGTGTATGAATAA
- a CDS encoding DNA-deoxyinosine glycosylase has protein sequence MSQRNKGLEPIINDNTEILILGTFPGEKSRDKNQYYYDSRNQFWNIMCDVLNTSFLNLEYSNRIHILQECKIGLWDIIESCEIEGSLDKNIKNPEYNDFSHLTQIKKIICNGKATENKYKEHCKILYNVEVLRVPSSSSANNGSIGRSEQWKNSINSQV, from the coding sequence ATGAGCCAGAGAAACAAAGGTTTAGAACCAATAATTAATGACAACACAGAAATATTGATTCTCGGAACTTTTCCTGGTGAAAAATCAAGGGATAAAAATCAATATTATTATGATTCTCGAAATCAATTCTGGAATATAATGTGTGATGTGCTTAATACCAGCTTTTTGAATTTAGAATATAGTAACAGAATTCATATTCTACAGGAATGCAAAATAGGATTATGGGATATTATAGAATCTTGTGAAATAGAAGGTAGTTTAGACAAAAACATCAAAAACCCAGAGTATAATGATTTTTCTCATTTAACTCAGATAAAGAAAATAATCTGTAATGGAAAAGCAACAGAAAATAAATACAAAGAACATTGCAAAATCCTATATAATGTAGAGGTTTTAAGGGTTCCATCTTCAAGTTCTGCAAATAATGGTTCAATTGGTCGTTCTGAACAATGGAAAAATTCAATAAATAGTCAAGTTTAA
- a CDS encoding type I restriction endonuclease subunit R, producing the protein MFNEENAVENFVRDLLTNMGWKFVPREQLPRREADVLIEMHLIDSLIRLNPSIAEEPGRADEVLYKLRAIIQSAKGMGLVRANEEFSEWIRNEKTMPFGENGEHVSVRLIDYDNLKNNDFIVTTQYTFKSGQERRPDIVLLVNGIPLVIGEAKSPVRPAVSWVDGAAQLEEYQNSVTEIFVPNVFCFATEGKVYRVGSIKLPIEKWQPWRETEEDAFDLLDEVKSSVNRMLKPEVVLELLKDFTLYSTTKGGQKIKILCRYQQYEAAKQIVQRVIDGRIRKGLIWHFQGSGKSLLMVYAAMQLRRNPELRSPTVLVVVDRIDLNSQISATFNASNVPNVVMTDSREELEQLLKQDTRKIIITTIHKFGEAEGVLNDRENIIVLVDEAHRTQEGDLGTKMRQALPNAFLFGLTGTPINTRDRNTFWTFGAEEDENGYLSRYSFEQSIIDKATLPIYFEPRPVELHINKKAIDEEFDWMAKENNLSYGDKSELSDRAGKYGVLAKTPARISRVCKDIVQHYKKHVDPNDFKGQVVVWDREACHLYKQEIDKHMPPEESAVVMTLRQKDSDYWKQNYSLTDDEQEKLLDRFRDPNDPLKLLIVTSKLLTGFDAPINQAMYLDKPMKDHNLLQAICRVNRPYPDKDHGLIIDYLGIFDNVASALDFDVEEMKTVISNIEMLKAEFPRALETCLSHFEGVDRALDGYEGLLAAQDCLRTDESRDFFAADYSYLSRHWEAISPDSFLNEYEQDYKWLTQVYESIRPPSGNGKLIWHALGAKTLKLIHENVTVQTIRDDLETLIMDANILDHLTDKDADVKGKKLVLKIEWRLHVHVDDPRFQELGERLEKVKEMHYRNAISSIDFLKKLLEIARDTVKLERETEAEPVDDTKQALTKLFLECKIETTPAIIERIVNDIDEVVKYTRFDGWQWTSSGERDVQKALSKTLLKYKLHKERELFDKAYEYIREHY; encoded by the coding sequence ATGTTCAATGAGGAAAACGCAGTCGAGAATTTTGTCAGAGATCTTCTGACAAATATGGGATGGAAATTTGTACCAAGAGAGCAGCTTCCAAGGAGAGAAGCTGATGTGCTGATTGAGATGCATCTCATCGATTCTCTTATAAGACTGAATCCTTCCATTGCTGAAGAGCCAGGTCGTGCTGATGAAGTTCTTTACAAGCTTCGGGCAATCATTCAGAGTGCAAAGGGAATGGGGCTTGTGAGAGCAAATGAGGAGTTTTCCGAGTGGATTCGTAATGAAAAAACCATGCCTTTCGGGGAGAATGGAGAACATGTTTCTGTCAGGCTCATAGATTATGATAATCTCAAAAACAATGATTTCATTGTAACAACCCAGTACACCTTTAAGAGTGGTCAGGAAAGAAGGCCCGATATTGTTCTGCTGGTTAATGGTATTCCACTAGTAATCGGGGAGGCAAAGAGTCCTGTAAGGCCTGCGGTTTCATGGGTAGATGGAGCTGCCCAACTTGAAGAGTACCAGAATTCAGTTACTGAGATCTTTGTACCTAATGTATTCTGTTTTGCTACAGAAGGCAAGGTCTATCGTGTAGGTTCCATAAAGTTACCAATAGAGAAATGGCAACCATGGAGAGAGACTGAGGAAGATGCATTCGATCTGCTGGATGAAGTCAAAAGCTCCGTTAATAGGATGCTAAAACCTGAAGTTGTTCTTGAATTACTGAAAGATTTCACCTTATACAGCACCACAAAAGGTGGTCAGAAGATTAAGATTCTCTGCCGCTATCAGCAGTATGAAGCTGCAAAACAGATTGTTCAGAGAGTTATTGATGGAAGGATCAGGAAAGGTCTGATATGGCATTTCCAGGGTTCAGGTAAATCCTTGCTCATGGTATACGCAGCCATGCAACTGCGACGTAACCCTGAACTCAGGAGTCCTACGGTTCTTGTGGTCGTAGACAGAATAGACCTCAATTCTCAGATAAGTGCAACCTTTAACGCTTCCAACGTTCCGAATGTCGTCATGACTGATTCAAGGGAAGAACTGGAACAGCTACTGAAACAGGACACAAGGAAAATCATAATCACAACTATTCACAAATTCGGAGAGGCTGAAGGAGTCCTCAACGACAGGGAAAACATCATAGTCCTTGTTGATGAAGCTCACAGAACCCAGGAAGGAGACCTTGGTACGAAAATGCGACAAGCTCTTCCAAATGCATTCCTCTTTGGTCTCACAGGTACACCAATCAACACCAGAGACAGAAACACATTCTGGACCTTCGGAGCAGAAGAAGACGAGAACGGATATCTCAGTCGTTACTCTTTCGAACAGTCTATCATAGATAAAGCAACCCTGCCAATCTATTTTGAACCACGTCCCGTTGAATTACACATTAATAAAAAAGCCATCGATGAAGAATTTGACTGGATGGCAAAGGAAAATAACCTCAGCTACGGTGACAAATCTGAACTTTCTGACCGTGCAGGAAAATATGGAGTCCTGGCCAAAACACCTGCCAGAATCAGTAGAGTCTGTAAGGATATTGTCCAGCATTACAAGAAACATGTGGATCCCAATGATTTCAAGGGACAGGTTGTCGTATGGGACAGAGAAGCTTGCCATCTGTACAAGCAAGAAATAGACAAACACATGCCACCTGAAGAGTCTGCTGTTGTTATGACACTGAGGCAGAAAGACTCTGACTACTGGAAGCAAAACTATTCTCTGACAGATGATGAACAGGAAAAACTACTGGATAGGTTCAGAGATCCCAATGACCCACTGAAACTTCTTATCGTAACATCAAAACTGCTTACTGGATTTGATGCACCAATCAACCAGGCAATGTACCTTGACAAGCCAATGAAGGACCATAACCTTCTGCAGGCAATCTGCCGTGTTAACAGACCTTACCCAGACAAGGACCATGGGCTAATAATTGACTACCTTGGGATATTCGATAATGTAGCATCAGCTTTGGATTTTGATGTAGAGGAAATGAAAACAGTAATTTCCAACATTGAAATGCTAAAAGCAGAGTTCCCACGTGCTTTGGAAACTTGCCTTTCACACTTTGAAGGTGTTGACAGAGCTCTGGATGGATACGAAGGGCTGCTTGCAGCTCAGGATTGTCTGAGAACAGATGAAAGCAGAGATTTCTTTGCAGCTGATTACTCTTATTTATCCCGTCACTGGGAAGCTATATCTCCAGATTCATTTTTGAACGAATATGAACAGGATTACAAATGGCTTACACAGGTCTATGAGTCCATAAGACCACCAAGCGGTAATGGAAAACTGATCTGGCATGCCCTTGGTGCCAAAACACTGAAACTAATCCATGAAAATGTCACCGTGCAAACAATCAGGGATGACCTTGAAACCCTGATAATGGATGCCAATATCCTTGATCATCTTACGGATAAAGATGCCGATGTAAAAGGAAAGAAGCTTGTCTTAAAGATTGAATGGAGATTACACGTTCATGTGGATGACCCAAGATTCCAGGAGCTCGGAGAAAGATTGGAGAAAGTAAAGGAGATGCATTACAGAAATGCCATCAGCAGTATTGATTTTCTCAAGAAACTCCTGGAGATAGCCCGTGACACAGTCAAACTGGAAAGAGAAACTGAAGCAGAGCCAGTTGATGATACAAAACAAGCATTAACAAAATTATTCCTTGAATGCAAGATTGAAACGACACCAGCAATCATAGAAAGAATTGTTAATGATATTGATGAGGTTGTTAAATATACTCGATTTGATGGCTGGCAATGGACATCATCAGGGGAGAGGGATGTTCAAAAGGCGTTAAGTAAGACTTTGTTGAAATACAAGTTGCATAAAGAACGAGAATTGTTTGATAAGGCTTATGAATATATCAGAGAGCACTATTAA
- a CDS encoding restriction endonuclease subunit S, translating into MNQEIPENWIKVKFKELAKQKSVRVDDPGESGYEKYVGLEHLDSGELVVKRYGSTSDVTSTMKRFEKDDILFARRNTYLRRVSVAPFDGVCSGDIIVLEPILKHIIKGFLPIFMQFEPFENKIIALSAGAFSKRIKWNQLAEEEVVIPSIEEQKKIVETIWSIQDNIEKNNEVISVAVKLKCGLLNKLLTKGIGHEKFKKTEIGSIPEKWNIYPLSDVITIIGGGTPKTTNPEYWNGSIPWISVEDFPKDGMYIESTVKRITEKGLNESSTKLLQQDDLIISARGTVGLVAKIAKPMAFNQSCYGISSTDKVTSNYAYYLLMILVESIKHSSYGSTFKSITKKNFDLFNVAVPPIEEQCQISEKLDQFYVLQKKALENIDYLYDLKKKLTDECLKGEVRV; encoded by the coding sequence TTGAACCAGGAAATTCCAGAGAACTGGATAAAAGTCAAGTTTAAGGAACTTGCAAAACAAAAGTCAGTTAGAGTAGATGACCCTGGTGAATCTGGCTACGAAAAATACGTTGGATTAGAACATCTTGATTCAGGGGAATTAGTTGTAAAACGATATGGCAGTACAAGTGATGTCACATCTACGATGAAACGATTTGAAAAAGATGACATTCTCTTTGCCAGAAGGAACACTTACTTGAGAAGGGTATCTGTAGCTCCATTTGATGGAGTATGTTCTGGTGATATAATTGTTTTAGAGCCAATACTGAAGCACATAATAAAGGGATTTTTGCCTATCTTCATGCAATTTGAACCTTTCGAGAATAAAATTATAGCACTTTCAGCTGGTGCATTTTCAAAGAGAATAAAATGGAATCAACTTGCAGAAGAGGAAGTTGTAATTCCTTCTATCGAAGAGCAGAAAAAGATTGTTGAAACGATATGGAGTATTCAAGATAACATTGAAAAAAACAATGAAGTAATAAGTGTAGCTGTAAAACTAAAATGCGGTCTTCTCAACAAATTATTAACTAAAGGTATCGGACATGAAAAATTCAAGAAAACTGAAATAGGAAGTATACCTGAAAAGTGGAATATTTATCCTTTATCTGATGTAATAACCATCATTGGTGGTGGCACTCCCAAAACTACAAACCCAGAATACTGGAACGGTAGTATTCCATGGATATCTGTAGAAGATTTTCCAAAAGATGGAATGTATATAGAGAGTACGGTTAAAAGGATAACTGAAAAAGGTTTAAATGAAAGTTCCACAAAACTCCTTCAACAAGATGACTTAATTATATCTGCTCGAGGAACTGTTGGACTCGTTGCTAAAATTGCAAAACCGATGGCTTTTAATCAATCTTGTTATGGTATTAGCAGTACTGATAAAGTTACTTCAAACTATGCATACTATCTACTAATGATTCTGGTTGAAAGTATAAAGCATTCATCATATGGTTCAACATTTAAATCGATAACCAAAAAGAATTTTGATTTATTCAACGTGGCTGTTCCTCCAATTGAAGAGCAATGCCAAATATCTGAAAAACTTGATCAATTTTATGTTCTGCAGAAAAAGGCACTGGAGAATATTGATTATTTGTATGATTTAAAGAAGAAACTAACGGATGAATGTTTGAAAGGAGAGGTGCGAGTTTAA